Proteins encoded by one window of Salmonirosea aquatica:
- a CDS encoding type III pantothenate kinase, whose translation MNIVVDSGNTYAKIGWFEGPELLRFETRLTFDQLIDAVRSSSVDNILFSSVGKDVEEFRRAIQPNAPVLNLDSQTPLPITKDYETPATLGADRIAAAVGAGYLFPNEDLVVIDMGTCITYDYLDQAARFQGGLISPGMRMRFKAMHTFTQRLPLVEPGPAPTLIGKNTRHAMLSGVMNGLVAEINGIMAAYRTQSPACRVVLCGGDVPFFESLLKPPIFVVPQLVLIGLNRILQHNVNLQNE comes from the coding sequence ATGAATATAGTGGTCGATTCCGGAAATACATACGCCAAGATCGGGTGGTTCGAGGGACCAGAATTGCTTCGGTTCGAAACCCGGCTTACGTTTGATCAGTTGATCGACGCTGTGCGTTCTTCTTCGGTAGACAACATTCTATTTTCATCGGTGGGTAAAGATGTGGAAGAATTTCGCAGGGCGATCCAACCAAATGCTCCCGTATTGAATCTGGATAGTCAAACACCCCTCCCGATCACCAAAGATTACGAAACCCCGGCTACGTTGGGAGCCGACCGGATTGCCGCGGCCGTGGGAGCGGGTTATCTTTTTCCCAACGAAGATCTGGTTGTAATCGATATGGGTACCTGCATTACGTACGACTATCTGGATCAGGCCGCCCGCTTTCAGGGTGGGCTGATTTCTCCGGGTATGCGCATGCGATTCAAGGCGATGCATACGTTTACACAACGGCTTCCTCTGGTTGAGCCTGGACCCGCGCCAACGTTAATTGGAAAAAATACCCGCCACGCTATGCTGAGTGGCGTCATGAATGGCCTGGTTGCCGAAATCAATGGAATTATGGCGGCCTACCGTACCCAATCGCCCGCCTGCCGAGTGGTACTTTGTGGAGGTGATGTGCCGTTTTTTGAAAGTCTGTTGAAACCGCCCATCTTTGTGGTTCCGCAGCTCGTACTCATAGGATTGAACCGAATTTTACAACATAATGTCAATTTACAAAACGAATAG
- the lptC gene encoding LPS export ABC transporter periplasmic protein LptC gives MAHQREKYVCAFHLKFRFFLFGYLLILAFGLESCKEKENPEVELYKGPIEEVHDVQLFYSEAGKLRVEVKTPLQYRYANENKVFPDTVNINFFDPTGSQVVTTLRSDSGHFDNAQNLYIVKGHVIVVNKQEQRRLTTPELSWNPTTKKVFTEEDVSIKNLLTGSYTNGKGLDANQDFSYMSIRRPYGIFDVDPGMQ, from the coding sequence ATGGCGCATCAAAGAGAAAAGTACGTGTGTGCATTTCACCTGAAATTCCGATTTTTTCTCTTCGGCTATTTACTCATCCTAGCCTTTGGACTTGAATCCTGCAAAGAGAAAGAGAATCCGGAAGTAGAGCTTTACAAAGGTCCTATTGAAGAAGTGCATGACGTACAACTCTTTTATAGTGAGGCTGGAAAGCTCCGGGTTGAAGTAAAAACCCCTCTCCAATACCGGTATGCTAATGAGAACAAGGTATTTCCCGATACGGTCAACATTAATTTTTTCGACCCGACGGGTAGCCAGGTGGTTACGACGCTTCGCTCTGATTCAGGCCATTTCGACAATGCCCAAAATCTGTATATTGTGAAAGGTCACGTAATTGTGGTAAACAAACAGGAACAGCGCCGCTTGACCACCCCGGAATTATCCTGGAATCCTACCACCAAAAAGGTATTTACGGAAGAAGATGTTTCGATAAAAAATCTTTTGACTGGTTCCTATACGAACGGAAAAGGGCTAGATGCCAATCAGGATTTTTCGTACATGAGTATCCGGCGCCCCTACGGAATTTTTGACGTTGACCCCGGCATGCAATAG